Proteins encoded together in one Struthio camelus isolate bStrCam1 chromosome 19, bStrCam1.hap1, whole genome shotgun sequence window:
- the MMD gene encoding monocyte to macrophage differentiation factor isoform X3, giving the protein MRRLQERFRRFMNHPAPANSRYKPTCYEHAANCYTHAFLIVPAIVGSALLHRLSDDRWEKITAWMYGMGLCALFIVSTVFHIVSWKKSHLRTMEHCFHMCDRMMIYVFIAASYAPWLNLRELGPLASHMRWFIWLMAAGGTIYVFLYHEKYKIVELFFYLAMGFSPALVVTSMSNTDGLQEVAWGGLIYCLGVVFFKSDGIIPFAHAIWHIFVATAAAVHYYAIWKYLYRSPADIIRHL; this is encoded by the exons ATGCGGCGGCTCCAGGAGCGCTTCAGGAG GTTCATGAACCACCCAGCTCCAGCAAACAGCCGCTACAAACCCACTTGCTATGAGCATGCTGCTAACTGTTACACACATGCA TTCCTCATTGTTCCTGCCATCGTGGGTAGTGCCCTTCTCCACCGACTCTCTGATGATCGATGGGAAAAGATAACAGCATGGATGTATGGCATGGGACTCTGTGCGCTCTTCATTGTTTCCACAGTATTTCATATAGTTTCTTGGAAAAAGAGTCACTTAAG GACCATGGAGCATTGTTTTCACATGTGTGACAGAATGATGATCTATGTCTTTATTGCTGCATCATATGCACCATG GTTAAATCTACGTGAGCTTGGACCTCTGGCATCTCATATGCGTTGGTTTATCTGGCTAATGGCTGCTGGGGGAACCATTTATGTATTTCTCTACCATGAAAA GTATAAGATTGTTGAACTCTTTTTCTATTTAGCAATGGGATTTTCTCCTGCTCTGGTAGTGACATCCATG AGTAACACCGATGGACTTCAAGAGGTTGCCTGGGGAGGCTTGATATACTGTCTGGGTGTGGTGTTCTTCAAGAGTGATGGAATCATTCCCTTTGCCCATGCCATCTGGCACATATTTGTGGCCACAGCAGCTGCAGTTCATTACTATGCCATTTGGAAGTACCTTTACAGAAGTCCTGCAGACATTATTCGCCACTTatga
- the MMD gene encoding monocyte to macrophage differentiation factor isoform X1: MLKMRLFSLQNQKWRSIFAFVFMNHPAPANSRYKPTCYEHAANCYTHAFLIVPAIVGSALLHRLSDDRWEKITAWMYGMGLCALFIVSTVFHIVSWKKSHLRTMEHCFHMCDRMMIYVFIAASYAPWLNLRELGPLASHMRWFIWLMAAGGTIYVFLYHEKYKIVELFFYLAMGFSPALVVTSMSNTDGLQEVAWGGLIYCLGVVFFKSDGIIPFAHAIWHIFVATAAAVHYYAIWKYLYRSPADIIRHL; the protein is encoded by the exons ATGCTGAAGATGAGGCTCTTCAGTCTTCAGAATCAGAAATGGAGAAGTATCTTTGCTTTCGT GTTCATGAACCACCCAGCTCCAGCAAACAGCCGCTACAAACCCACTTGCTATGAGCATGCTGCTAACTGTTACACACATGCA TTCCTCATTGTTCCTGCCATCGTGGGTAGTGCCCTTCTCCACCGACTCTCTGATGATCGATGGGAAAAGATAACAGCATGGATGTATGGCATGGGACTCTGTGCGCTCTTCATTGTTTCCACAGTATTTCATATAGTTTCTTGGAAAAAGAGTCACTTAAG GACCATGGAGCATTGTTTTCACATGTGTGACAGAATGATGATCTATGTCTTTATTGCTGCATCATATGCACCATG GTTAAATCTACGTGAGCTTGGACCTCTGGCATCTCATATGCGTTGGTTTATCTGGCTAATGGCTGCTGGGGGAACCATTTATGTATTTCTCTACCATGAAAA GTATAAGATTGTTGAACTCTTTTTCTATTTAGCAATGGGATTTTCTCCTGCTCTGGTAGTGACATCCATG AGTAACACCGATGGACTTCAAGAGGTTGCCTGGGGAGGCTTGATATACTGTCTGGGTGTGGTGTTCTTCAAGAGTGATGGAATCATTCCCTTTGCCCATGCCATCTGGCACATATTTGTGGCCACAGCAGCTGCAGTTCATTACTATGCCATTTGGAAGTACCTTTACAGAAGTCCTGCAGACATTATTCGCCACTTatga
- the MMD gene encoding monocyte to macrophage differentiation factor isoform X2, with the protein MTIRYTQTRIKRNYLGELAVFMNHPAPANSRYKPTCYEHAANCYTHAFLIVPAIVGSALLHRLSDDRWEKITAWMYGMGLCALFIVSTVFHIVSWKKSHLRTMEHCFHMCDRMMIYVFIAASYAPWLNLRELGPLASHMRWFIWLMAAGGTIYVFLYHEKYKIVELFFYLAMGFSPALVVTSMSNTDGLQEVAWGGLIYCLGVVFFKSDGIIPFAHAIWHIFVATAAAVHYYAIWKYLYRSPADIIRHL; encoded by the exons ATGACCATCCGTTACACACAGACACGTATTAAGAGAAACTATCTGGGAGAGCTTGCGGT GTTCATGAACCACCCAGCTCCAGCAAACAGCCGCTACAAACCCACTTGCTATGAGCATGCTGCTAACTGTTACACACATGCA TTCCTCATTGTTCCTGCCATCGTGGGTAGTGCCCTTCTCCACCGACTCTCTGATGATCGATGGGAAAAGATAACAGCATGGATGTATGGCATGGGACTCTGTGCGCTCTTCATTGTTTCCACAGTATTTCATATAGTTTCTTGGAAAAAGAGTCACTTAAG GACCATGGAGCATTGTTTTCACATGTGTGACAGAATGATGATCTATGTCTTTATTGCTGCATCATATGCACCATG GTTAAATCTACGTGAGCTTGGACCTCTGGCATCTCATATGCGTTGGTTTATCTGGCTAATGGCTGCTGGGGGAACCATTTATGTATTTCTCTACCATGAAAA GTATAAGATTGTTGAACTCTTTTTCTATTTAGCAATGGGATTTTCTCCTGCTCTGGTAGTGACATCCATG AGTAACACCGATGGACTTCAAGAGGTTGCCTGGGGAGGCTTGATATACTGTCTGGGTGTGGTGTTCTTCAAGAGTGATGGAATCATTCCCTTTGCCCATGCCATCTGGCACATATTTGTGGCCACAGCAGCTGCAGTTCATTACTATGCCATTTGGAAGTACCTTTACAGAAGTCCTGCAGACATTATTCGCCACTTatga
- the MMD gene encoding monocyte to macrophage differentiation factor isoform X4 — MFMNHPAPANSRYKPTCYEHAANCYTHAFLIVPAIVGSALLHRLSDDRWEKITAWMYGMGLCALFIVSTVFHIVSWKKSHLRTMEHCFHMCDRMMIYVFIAASYAPWLNLRELGPLASHMRWFIWLMAAGGTIYVFLYHEKYKIVELFFYLAMGFSPALVVTSMSNTDGLQEVAWGGLIYCLGVVFFKSDGIIPFAHAIWHIFVATAAAVHYYAIWKYLYRSPADIIRHL, encoded by the exons GTTCATGAACCACCCAGCTCCAGCAAACAGCCGCTACAAACCCACTTGCTATGAGCATGCTGCTAACTGTTACACACATGCA TTCCTCATTGTTCCTGCCATCGTGGGTAGTGCCCTTCTCCACCGACTCTCTGATGATCGATGGGAAAAGATAACAGCATGGATGTATGGCATGGGACTCTGTGCGCTCTTCATTGTTTCCACAGTATTTCATATAGTTTCTTGGAAAAAGAGTCACTTAAG GACCATGGAGCATTGTTTTCACATGTGTGACAGAATGATGATCTATGTCTTTATTGCTGCATCATATGCACCATG GTTAAATCTACGTGAGCTTGGACCTCTGGCATCTCATATGCGTTGGTTTATCTGGCTAATGGCTGCTGGGGGAACCATTTATGTATTTCTCTACCATGAAAA GTATAAGATTGTTGAACTCTTTTTCTATTTAGCAATGGGATTTTCTCCTGCTCTGGTAGTGACATCCATG AGTAACACCGATGGACTTCAAGAGGTTGCCTGGGGAGGCTTGATATACTGTCTGGGTGTGGTGTTCTTCAAGAGTGATGGAATCATTCCCTTTGCCCATGCCATCTGGCACATATTTGTGGCCACAGCAGCTGCAGTTCATTACTATGCCATTTGGAAGTACCTTTACAGAAGTCCTGCAGACATTATTCGCCACTTatga
- the MMD gene encoding monocyte to macrophage differentiation factor isoform X5, with protein MNHPAPANSRYKPTCYEHAANCYTHAFLIVPAIVGSALLHRLSDDRWEKITAWMYGMGLCALFIVSTVFHIVSWKKSHLRTMEHCFHMCDRMMIYVFIAASYAPWLNLRELGPLASHMRWFIWLMAAGGTIYVFLYHEKYKIVELFFYLAMGFSPALVVTSMSNTDGLQEVAWGGLIYCLGVVFFKSDGIIPFAHAIWHIFVATAAAVHYYAIWKYLYRSPADIIRHL; from the exons ATGAACCACCCAGCTCCAGCAAACAGCCGCTACAAACCCACTTGCTATGAGCATGCTGCTAACTGTTACACACATGCA TTCCTCATTGTTCCTGCCATCGTGGGTAGTGCCCTTCTCCACCGACTCTCTGATGATCGATGGGAAAAGATAACAGCATGGATGTATGGCATGGGACTCTGTGCGCTCTTCATTGTTTCCACAGTATTTCATATAGTTTCTTGGAAAAAGAGTCACTTAAG GACCATGGAGCATTGTTTTCACATGTGTGACAGAATGATGATCTATGTCTTTATTGCTGCATCATATGCACCATG GTTAAATCTACGTGAGCTTGGACCTCTGGCATCTCATATGCGTTGGTTTATCTGGCTAATGGCTGCTGGGGGAACCATTTATGTATTTCTCTACCATGAAAA GTATAAGATTGTTGAACTCTTTTTCTATTTAGCAATGGGATTTTCTCCTGCTCTGGTAGTGACATCCATG AGTAACACCGATGGACTTCAAGAGGTTGCCTGGGGAGGCTTGATATACTGTCTGGGTGTGGTGTTCTTCAAGAGTGATGGAATCATTCCCTTTGCCCATGCCATCTGGCACATATTTGTGGCCACAGCAGCTGCAGTTCATTACTATGCCATTTGGAAGTACCTTTACAGAAGTCCTGCAGACATTATTCGCCACTTatga